The Pseudomonas sp. IB20 region CGTCCATACTCGCCTTGCACCCTATATCCCGGTGCTATAACCACACGACGTTTGCATGATGGCACCGTAAACCCGCGCGCCGCTAAAATGCCCACGGGCGTAGTGCTTGACCCTCTAGGCTACGCTGGGCATGCTGGGCGCCGATTGGGGCGTAACCGTGAATTTTCAGCGTCGTTGCAGGTGTTTTTGACGTTGAGCATGCCCTGTGGTGATGGCTGCCTGGCCGTTACCTTGTGTACTGGCGAACCCTGAACCCATCAGGGCTGCCATAAAAAACAGGATCATTTAATCAATGGCCACATACGAAATCCTGATAGCCGATGACCACCCGCTGTTTCGCAGCGCGCTGCATCAGGCCGTAACCCTGGGCCTTGGGCCGGACGTGCGCCTGGTCGAAGTGGCCAGCATTGCCGAGCTGGAAACCCGCCTCACCGAAAAATCCGACTGGGACCTGGTGCTGCTCGACCTGAACATGCCCGGCGCCTACGGTTTTTCCGGGCTGGTGCTGTTGCGCGGGCAATACCCGCAGATCCCGGTGGTGATGGTCTCGGCCCAGGAAGACGCTGACGTGGTGGTGCGCTCCAAGGAGTTTGGCGCCAGCGGGTTTATTCCCAAG contains the following coding sequences:
- the erdR gene encoding response regulator transcription factor ErdR; this translates as MATYEILIADDHPLFRSALHQAVTLGLGPDVRLVEVASIAELETRLTEKSDWDLVLLDLNMPGAYGFSGLVLLRGQYPQIPVVMVSAQEDADVVVRSKEFGASGFIPKSSSMEAIQNAVRTVLDGDVSWPPQAFEEINVSDEAKAARDGLASLTPQQFRVLTMVCEGLLNKQIAYELSVSEATIKAHVTAIFRKLGVRTRTQAALLLQQLESISQH